One genomic region from Myripristis murdjan chromosome 7, fMyrMur1.1, whole genome shotgun sequence encodes:
- the pfdn4 gene encoding prefoldin subunit 4: protein MAATMKSTVAVEDVNVTFEDQQKINKFARNTSRMTELKDEIEAKKKSLQNLQDASDDLMMFDDDSLLIPYQIGDVFISHTQEETQEMLEAAKEALEQEVKDLEARVSAIQQVLGDLKVQLYAKFGNNINLEADES, encoded by the exons ATGGCTGCCACCATGAAGTCGACAGTA GCAGTTGAAGACGTTAATGTGACGTTTGAGGACCAGCAGAAGATCAACAAATTCGCCAGAAACACAAGCCGAATGACAGAGCTCAAAGATGAAATAGAAGCCAAGAAA AAATCCCTGCAGAACCTGCAAGATGCCAGTGACGACCTCATGATGTTCGATGACGACTCTTTGCTGATCCCCTATCAGATCGGTGATGTGTTTATCAGCCACACGCAGGAAGAAACACAGGAGATGCTAGAAGCTGCCAAG GAGGCACTGGAGCAGGAGGTCAAGGACCTGGAAGCACGAGTGTCAGCAATTCAGCAAGTGTTAGGCGATCTGAAGGTCCAGCTCTACGCCAAGTTTGGAAACAACATCAACCTGGAGGCAGATGAAAGCTGA